The Henckelia pumila isolate YLH828 chromosome 2, ASM3356847v2, whole genome shotgun sequence genome includes a window with the following:
- the LOC140884365 gene encoding putative late blight resistance protein homolog R1B-14 has protein sequence MAFAAVQSLMELLERIMDADSIWVLDNEEQIELLQEKVSFLRDFLEDFSMATGEEVEDLEIKIRDIAYEAEDIIESYLCDLLHAKSDETRDQTLCQDLEKAIEETCCIHDEVMEIRRRRFDPKYMQQTDCLSVDRSRLTFTGKNMTMVGLDGELMTIMDWLTSSSSKLEVMSIVGMGGIGKTTLARNVFDDPLIVYQFDIRSWVTVSQEYQVSEILARLLGRSTSEQSQESEGKLAQRLYKSLKGIRYLIVMDDLWETKAWDDVRRLFPDDNNGSRVILTTRLADVGVYATSDDHVLNLSFLSPSESWSLLCKKVFGEESCPDYLVGVGQEIATYCRGLPLSLVVVGGLLSMEQTVGYWETVADSINSLLATDGGQCSEILSLSYNHLPARFKPCFLYFAVFPEDYDIPRSKLIKFWVAEGFLKPENSNSLEDTAERCLEELVNRSLIMISRPGYVRKVKTYRIHDLLREFCVTKVQNEKFLHLANRHHVPAHHEGIRSERRVAVHPNFPLQVYDYKPIGPAILRSFLCFAILSSVNLTGYRMLRLLDFSRTRLHDFPKVVVTLVHLRYLSLRCKQVSVSPMISLIWGLQTLIIDTYGYNIESLYHLPHGIWKLPSLRYVRIGRCHLPDPPCSSALMNLHTLKIIPNFRFTDEIIEKLPKLKKLEVYYDKGFKDWPQYHLSNIVSLHGLEALQITSCSEIDFPDNFRFPSSLKKLNLSGCLLPWEDFSTMVGSIPCLEALILRNDACEGNVWEPNEGEFCELKLLRLCSLDFVHWRADDSHFPKLKCLKISWCNGLEEIPTEIGNIATLEMIELERVRSSARTSAENILEEQRNSGNDALQVHFKNIW, from the coding sequence ATGGCTTTTGCTGCTGTTCAATCTTTGATGGAGCTTCTTGAACGAATAATGGATGCTGATTCCATTTGGGTTCTTGATAATGAAGAGCAGATTGAACTTCTCCAAGAGAAGGTCAGTTTCCTGCGTGATTTCTTGGAGGACTTTTCGATGGCTACCGGCGAAGAAGTGGAAGATTTGGAGATAAAAATTAGAGATATAGCTTATGAAGCTGAAGACATAATCGAATCATATTTGTGCGATCTGCTTCATGCAAAATCTGACGAAACGAGAGACCAAACCTTGTGCCAAGATTTGGAGAAAGCCATCGAAGAAACATGTTGTATCCATGACGAGGTGATGGAGATTAGACGCCGTAGATTCGACCCAAAATATATGCAGCAAACGGATTGTTTGTCCGTGGATAGATCAAGACTCACGTTTACGGGCAAGAACATGACCATGGTGGGACTTGATGGTGAATTGATGACGATAATGGATTGGCTCACGAGTTCATCTTCTAAACTAGAAGTAATGTCGATCGTGGGGATGGGAGGTATTGGAAAGACTACTCTTGCCAGAAATGTTTTCGACGACCCGCTTATTGTCTATCAATTCGACATTCGGTCTTGGGTAACAGTGTCCCAAGAATATCAAGTGAGTGAGATCTTAGCGAGGCTTCTTGGACGTTCAACCAGCGAACAAAGTCAAGAAAGCGAGGGAAAATTAGCCCAGCGCCTGTACAAAAGTTTGAAAGGCATTAGATATCTGATTGTAATGGATGATTTGTGGGAGACTAAGGCGTGGGACGATGTCAGAAGGTTGTTCCCTGATGACAACAATGGAAGTCGAGTTATTTTGACGACACGGCTAGCTGATGTTGGTGTTTATGCCACCTCAGATGACCATGTTCTCAATTTGAGTTTCCTGAGTCCCAGTGAGAGTTGGAGCTTGCTATGCAAGAAAGTGTTTGGAGAAGAATCTTGTCCTGATTATTTGGTGGGAGTTGGGCAGGAGATTGCGACATATTGTCGAGGGCTTCCACTGTCACTAGTAGTTGTTGGAGGCCTCTTGTCTATGGAGCAAACAGTTGGTTACTGGGAGACCGTCGCGGATTCCATCAACTCACTTCTGGCCACAGATGGTGGCCAGTGTTCAGAGATCCTGTCCTTGAGTTATAATCACTTGCCAGCTCGTTTTAAACCTTGTTTCTTGTATTTTGCAGTATTCCCAGAAGATTATGATATCCCAAGGTCCAAGCTTATCAAGTTCTGGGTTGCCGAAGGATTTTTGAAGCCCGAAAACTCTAATAGCTTGGAAGATACAGCAGAGAGATGCTTGGAGGAACTTGTGAACAGAAGTCTCATCATGATTTCTAGGCCAGGATATGTCCGCAAAGTTAAGACGTACAGAATCCACGATCTTCTGAGGGAGTTCTGTGTAACAAAGGTTCAAAATGAGAAGTTTCTACATTTAGCTAATAGGCATCATGTCCCTGCACACCATGAAGGCATAAGAAGTGAGCGTCGTGTTGCCGTCCATCCAAATTTTCctttgcaagtttatgattataaACCAATTGGACCAGCTATACTACGTTCATTTCTATGTTTTGCTATATTATcgtctgttaatcttactggtTATAGAATGCTAAGATTATTGGATTTTTCTAGAACACGGTTACATGATTTTCCGAAAGTTGTGGTGACTCTAGTGCATTTAAGGTACCTTTCTCTTCGTTGCAAACAAGTGAGCGTTTCTCCCATGATATCCTTAATTTGGGGTCTTCAAACCTTGATTATTGATACATATGGGTACAATATCGAGTCTCTTTACCATTTACCCCACGGAATATGGAAGTTGCCAAGCTTAAGGTATGTGCGGATCGGTAGGTGTCATCTACCAGATCCTCCATGCTCGAGTGCCTTGATGAACCTGCATACTCTTAAGATTATACCGAATTTCAGATTTACGGATGAGATAATCGAAAAACTTCCCAAGTTGAAGAAACTGGAAGTCTATTACGACAAGGGATTTAAGGATTGGCCGCAGTATCATCTTAGTAATATTGTGTCTCTACATGGATTGGAAGCATTACAAATCACTTCTTGCTCGGAGATAGATTTTCCAGATAACTTCAGGTTTCCATCGTCACTCAAGAAGTTGAATTTGTCAGGTTGTCTTCTTCCTTGGGAAGATTTCTCGACGATGGTAGGCTCGATACCATGTCTTGAGGCTCTGATACTAAGAAATGATGCCTGTGAAGGTAACGTTTGGGAACCAAATGAAGGAGAATTTTGTGAGCTAAAATTACTGAGGCTTTGTTCTTTAGATTTTGTGCATTGGAGAGCTGATGATTCCCATTTTCCCAAGCTGAAGTGCCTGAAGATTTCCTGGTGCAACGGCTTGGAGGAGATCCCGACAGAAATTGGAAACATCGCAACACTCGAGATGATTGAGCTGGAGCGTGTACGATCCTCAGCTAGGACTTCTGCCGAAAATATACTAGAGGAACAGCGAAACTCCGGTAACGATGCCCTTCAAGTTCATTTCAAGAATATCTGGTGA
- the LOC140878990 gene encoding putative late blight resistance protein homolog R1A-3, which produces MVCSRPDLAYAISVVSRFMANPGTYHWEALKWILRYLINTTGLRLKFEKQQDEIDPVVGYVDSDFAGNLDTRKSLTGYVFTFYGTTITWKSNLQSVVALSTTEAEFIAVIEAINEGLWLKGMIAELGVKQDQVVLDTLLQDIRTLFEEVKYQRSMAYSAVLSLTQILQQIKAPAGHCILYKKQQIESLEEKVSFLLDFLENNSAYTSEAVKNLEMKIRDMAHRAEDIIESYIYNSIVDGRIMRRLRYLICKGMDTLIKETHIIHQEALRIHKRILEQIYAQQRTHLPHVNRPTLTFCDKTPPMVGLVDDTMKIKEWLTSSSSKREVISIVGMGGIGKTTFARSLFYDSLIVYHFQVRAWVTVSQEYHMHDILIGLLDSTIQQSPEMRKESCEELAERLYKSLKGKAYLIVMDDMWDTKVWDELKRVFPDDNNGSRIVLTTRQTNVGVHVASFDHLHTMSFLGPNESWNLFCETVFGGECCPPHLERIGREVTRKCIGLPLSIVVISGLLLMDKTVSYWKAISISLNSILSADGSQCSSVFSLSYNHLPVHLKSCFLYFAIFPEDYDIERSKIVKLWVAEGFIKPNESKTLEDTAEEYLEDLLKRNLIMVSKLGSTGRVRTYRIHDLLRDFSTTEAQKEKFFLVTTRTRFTTIHPEVIRSQRRVSFHKCWLEDDIHFFNSTKPALIRSLVRFDSADHCKFMSKLFCFRLLRVVVVTGVLSEFPIEVVRLVYLRYLSLNFWKDINIPASISSIWGLQTLIINISGTRKFSPEWTLAVWKMPHLRHVCIGGACYLRCPPSSRFEGGNFGILDKLETLWWVRNFRFTDEVVKRIPNVKKLKVFYDEEAEWPPHFHLSNIVLLNKLRTLNITHSFFTRILGRISLLNNIRFPKSLKKLTLHHCSLPWKDLTIAGSLPNLEVLKLKALSCQGEVWEPNEGEFPELKFLKLDSLDLVHWRADYYHFPKLKCLEIRDCYQLKEIPIGIGNITTLEMILLDFAIPSAVASAKLILDEQRSFGNEVLQVGIVGIYMNRSSLG; this is translated from the exons ATGGTGTGTAGTAGGCCTGATCTGGCATACGCAATCAGTGTAGTGTCAAGATTTATGGCTAATCCGGGAACATATCATTGGGAAGCTTTGAAGTGGATTCTccgatatctcataaacacaacTGGGCTGAGATTGAAGTTTGAGAAACAACAAGATGAGATTGATCCGGTAGTTGGATATGTGGACTCAGATTTTGCTGGGAACTTAGACACGAGAAAGTCGTTGACTGGTTATGTGTTCACTTTTTATGGCACAACGATCACCTGGAAGTCTAATTTACAGTCAGTGGTTGCTctttctaccactgaggcagaattcatAGCTGTGATTGAAGCCATAAATGAAGGATTGTGGTTAAAAGGGATGATAGCGGAGTTGGGtgtaaaacaagatcaagttgta TTGGACACGTTGTTGCAAGACATACGTACCCTTTTTGAGGAAGTAAAGTATCAGAGATCGATGGCTTATTCGGCTGTTTTATCTCTTACGCAGATTCTTCAACAAATCAAGGCTCCTGCTGGTCACTGCATTCTTTATAAAAAACAACAGATTGAATCCCTCGAAGAGAAGGTTAGTTTCCTGCTTGATTTTTTGGAGAATAATTCTGCTTATACTAGCGAAGCAGTAAAAAATTTGGAAATGAAAATTCGAGATATGGCTCATAGAGCCGAAGACATAATTGAATCCTATATATACAATTCCATTGTAGATGGTAGAATCATGAGGAGACTGAGATACCTAATTTGCAAAGGCATGGACACATTAATAAAAGAAACACATATCATTCACCAAGAGGCATTGAGAATTCATAAGCGTATATTAGAACAAATATATGCACAACAAAGGACACATTTGCCTCATGTCAATAGACCAACACTCACATTTTGTGACAAAACCCCACCTATGGTTGGATTGGTTGATGACACGATGAAAATAAAGGAATGGCTAACAAGTTCATCGTCTAAACGTGAAGTCATTTCAATTGTTGGGATGGGAGGCATTGGAAAAACTACTTTTGCACGAAGTTTGTTCTATGACTCACTTATTGTCTATCATTTTCAAGTTCGTGCTTGGGTGACGGTATCTCAGGAATATCATATGCATGACATCTTGATAGGGCTTCTTGATTCAACTATTCAACAGAGTCCAGAAATGAGAAAAGAAAGTTGTGAAGAACTAGCCGAACGTCTGTACAAAAGTTTGAAAGGTAAGGCATACCTCATTGTGATGGATGACATGTGGGACACTAAGGTGTGGGATGAGTTGAAGAGGGTTTTCCCTGATGATAATAATGGAAGCCGGATCGTTTTGACAACTCGACAAACAAATGTGGGAGTTCATGTAGCCTCATTTGACCATCTTCATACCATGAGTTTTCTCGGTCCTAATGAAAGTTGGAACTTATTTTGTGAGACGGTGTTTGGAGGAGAATGTTGCCCTCCGCATTTGGAGAGAATCGGTCGGGAGGTCACAAGAAAATGTATTGGACTTCCACTCTCAATTGTTGTGATTAGTGGTCTGCTATTGATGGACAAGACAGTTAGTTACTGGAAGGCTATTTCCATTTCTCTAAACTCAATTCTATCTGCAGATGGATCCCAATGTTCATCAGTCTTCTCCTTGAGTTATAATCACTTGCCAGTTCACTTGAAGTCTTGTTTTctatattttgcaattttcccaGAAGATTATGATATCGAAAGGTCCAAAATTGTCAAGTTATGGGTTGCTGAGGGATTCATCAAGCCCAATGAATCTAAAACCCTGGAAGATACTGCAGAGGAGTATTTGGAAGACCTTTTGAAAAGAAATCTTATCATGGTTTCTAAACTAGGGAGTACTGGCAGAGTTAGGACATACAGAATCCATGATCTTTTAAGGGACTTTAGCACAACAGAAGCCCAAAAAGAGAAGTTTTTTCTTGTCACCACCAGGACTAGGTTCACCACCATTCATCCTGAAGTCATAAGAAGTCAGCGCCGTGTTAGTTTTCATAAATGCTGGCTTGAGGATGACATTCATTTCTTTAACTCAACTAAACCAGCTTTAATCCGATCACTTGTACGCTTTGACTCGGCTGATCATTGTAAATTTATGAGCAAGCTTTTTTGTTTTAGACTGCTAAGAGTAGTGGTTGTGACTGGTGTGTTATCTGAATTTCCAATTGAGGTTGTTAGATTGGTGTATTTAAGGTACCTTTCTCTTAATTTTTGGAAAGATATTAATATTCCGGCATCTATATCCTCTATTTGGGGTCTTCAAAccttaattattaatatatcaGGAACACGTAAGTTTTCACCTGAGTGGACTCTAGCAGTATGGAAGATGCCACATTTGAGGCATGTGTGCATTGGAGGCGCTTGTTATTTACGGTGTCCTCCAAGTTCAAGATTTGAGGGTGGAAATTTTGGTATACTGGACAAACTTGAAACTCTATGGTGGGTAAGAAATTTCAGATTTACGGATGAGGTCGTTAAAAGAATTCCAAATGTGAAGAAACTGAAAGTCTTTTATGATGAAGAAGCTGAATGGCCGCCGCACTTCCATCTGAGTAATATCGTGCTGCTGAATAAGCTACGAACATTAAATATCACTCACTCATTCTTTACTCGGATATTGGGAAGAATTTCTCTACTAAACAATATCAGGTTTCCCAAATCACTCAAAAAGTTAACTTTGCATCATTGTTCCCTCCCTTGGAAAGATCTGACAATTGCTGGTTCGTTGCCTAATCTTGAAGTTCTCAAACTAAAAGCTTTATCCTGCCAAGGTGAAGTGTGGGAACCAAATGAGGGAGAATTTCCAGAGCTAAAATTCTTGAAGCTTGATAGTTTAGATTTGGTGCATTGGAGGGCCGATTATTACCACTTCCCCAAGCTTAAGTGCCTTGAAATACGTGACTGCTACCAATTGAAAGAGATCCCAATTGGAATTGGAAACATAACAACACTTGAGATGATCTTATTGGATTTTGCTATTCCCTCAGCTGTGGCTTCTGCTAAGCTCATACTTGATGAACAACGGAGCTTCGGTAATGAGGTCCTTCAAGTTGGTATTGTTGGAATATATATGAATCGATCGAGTTTAGGGTAG